The region agtctgctgttgctgttgctgctccaTCTGCTGCTGGTGATGCAGCTGAAAGAAGATCGTGGAGaaggaatttcttttttttttaaagaatctgCACACTATATTGTATATGAATTGTTTATCCCATATACCAAAAGTTTGCCTACAGTAAATTACTAAAACTTATCTTTCACGTTCCCTCACCATCATCATCTGCTGATACTTTGCAATAGCCTCATCAGTGCTGACTCCCTCAGCCAGCCCCAGCTCTGCAGCCCGGCGGGCGAGCTCAGCCTTGTGGGAGCCGGGAGGGGTCCAGCCTGCTCCTTTCATCCAGTTCAGGTCTGACTTGTAGTTCACCTACAACAAAAGGGAGCAAAAATTAAAGTGAAGTGGTACATGATATTGTAGGAATCAAATTGGTTGAAGTGGGCCTACAAGACAAATACTTGGATGTGGAGTCATCCTCtcatcatattttaaattaaactgatcTACCTTAAGGGCCATATTAACCTGCTAGGGAGCcctgttttatttctatgttgaaaatgttaataatattGAAAATGAACGCTtttcgttttgttttgttttttacatttgaaatgaattgGGCATTATCCTGTACATTTCATGCAACTTTTGCAAATGTAAGTGCTTccattgtttttacatgtggGGCGTCCACACACACGTTCCTCCAATGCGTTATGCCCTGAGTACctaaaaaccaaacaataatataatatttctacaCTTGAATACTACCCTGCCCCAGGTTTGACatacagcaaacaaacaactgCCTATTTacccctgagggaaatatctggctctttagctgctaaatgctcctctatgttcaccagctagtcgctaactttgtctgtccaccatttggtgctgagcaggtagcgtacagacGGATTTTAGAGTTTTAGAGTTTTGACAGTGATGACAGTGGTTGTAGATGCCTCAAGgatatgcaccatgtaagcatAATATCAATTGAAATATAAAAGGTATTAAAATATGCaatatgttatgaattggtgctatataaataaaattgaatatagattttgacacaggacTCCTCTATAAGGGCATCAAGATTGGGTAAAAATGCAGGAGCAACCTTAGCACCCTTtccatttcagttttaaaattttctttaGTGGAGCATATtaccaaataaatgtgtaattaatcaaattaccatgAAGAAAGACCTTTTAACCAATATATGACTTACATCACTCTGCAGCTTGTAGGCCTGCTTGGCATGCTTGACATTGAGCTGCTCTGGGTCACAGGTGTAGTCGTGGAGCTTGTGGCGGTAGGTGAGGTCACTAGCCTGAGCCTGACTCTTTTTGGCCTGCAGGAACTCGGGCTGGTCGGCATGGATTTTGTAGTGGGCCCGCTCCTCCTTGGACTGGCGTTTATACTCCAGGTTGCTTTGCAGTTTGCTGGCTGCCAGAGAGTGCACCATCTTAGGGTCGTCCTCCACACAGCGCAGCCCCACCTGCTGGCCCTTCTCCTTCAGATGGGACTCCTTGTAGCGGAACTgtgggagggagaaagacacAGTTTTCACTTTTCAGACAACGTTTACAGCTTAATTAAAGCTGTTAGTTTTAAACTAACCATGGATTAAAATTACATGCAGCTACTTCCAAATGCTCTGCCTTAAAATGagttaaatacttttattatgCTAATTTGTGCTTCAAAAATGTTTCAAGAAAGACAAACTGAACCATCACATGAACTCACATCACTGGCAATTTCTCTGGAGGCCTTGGCAGTTTGGAAGGGAATAGCATCCAGCCTCAAGTCATAGCCCAGTGTCTTCACTTGCTCCCCAGACGCCTTGTAAACTTTCTTCATGGGAAAATAATTTTGAagataaaaatgtcacaaagcGATATTGGCATCTTTCCCTGTGGATTTAAAATCATTTGCTTGTATTTCGGATTGTGAGACATATCTGAGGTGTGCCTTACATCGCTAATCTGCTGGGCGTTCATCCTGGCTCTGACAAAGTCTGGATCATCTGGGTGTAAAGTGTACTTATGCATGTCATCATTCTTTCCAGATTTGTACAGCCTCTGCAATGTAAAGATATAAACAGGATTTCAACATTGTCATTAACAGCCCACAACTTCCAAAATTTTCCTGTTTAGGATTTTACAGGTAGAACAAGAGAAGTTCCTTAAAGTAGAAGGGGACTTTGAATTATTTCTTgagcatgtttattttttcacccCACCTCACTGCACTGTTGATAGCTCGTCTTAGCGTGGACAATATCAGGAGAGTCAGCCACTGAGGTGAACCTTAGGCTGTCTGGCAGCTGACGATACTTCTTCTGCATGAAGGAAGACCAAACACACTTTAACAGTAGGAAATACACATAGCTGTGTATTAAAATAAGTCTTGTTTAAAGTCAAATGTACTATAAGCTAAATTCAGTGATAAAAATGTTAGAAATATTACACACTATTTTAGAGCAACACTAATGCTACATTTACTTTAAAGGCAAATacagagcaacaaaacacaaatatagaaTCTATCAGGACTAGATGATTTTTTTTGGAACACAAAACCTAAAACAATATTGTGTAAATGCAGAATGGGACTTCATATGCGATCAGGGCTGTAGCTATTTAGCAACCTGCATggagtttatttaaaaacttaCACATTACGGGTATTTTATGAGCTGATTCCAGTATTTACAGATGCAATATTTTTAAACTGGATAAGTTTTAGgccaacaaaataataaatagataaagGTTTCAGCAGTCTTCAGTTTTCCTGGCAGTCAAATGCTTTGAAACAGCACTTAGACCTTCAAGCAAGGAAATAAAATTTACCGAAAAGTATAATTGAACTGaagttaactgaataaatgaaatatcaaaaatccaacaaatttaaaacatttgagatgtatttttgttttctggtcATAATATCATGACCGTGGTAAGGCTTGGGGTGGGgaactcatgacctcagtattttcAAAATCCTGGCTACGATATGTATGCGATATGCCACATGTACTCACATCACTTATAAGTTCTCCAGCCTTCTTAGCCGACTCCAGCTGAGGTGCACCCACACCGTCCCAGGCCACTCCTTTCATGAAATTGAGGTCTGACTTGTATAGTTTCTAGACAAAAGGCAATAAAATGTGTCAGCCAAGTTGAAACATATTAGTAACGTCCTTTTTTCCTTCCATCTCTTTCTCATCCACACCTCTCACCTCACTCTGCAGGTTGTAAGCTGTTTTGGCCCACTTGACCTTCATGTCATCAGGAAGCACGGTGTACTCATGCAGTCTCTTCCTGTAGTCCTGATCGCTGGCGAGGGCCTGGGCATTCTTGGCCGTCACCAAATGAATCATGTCTGGTGTGAGGTGGTACTGCCCACTGGTCGTCAGCGCGTCTTTGCGGTACTCCTGGTTGCTGGCCAGCCGGCCCGCCTGCAGGCAGTGCAGGAGACGCGGGTCGTCCAAGACGCTTTTGATCCCAATGTGCTTCCCTTTTTCCAGCAGGTGGTTGTGTTTGTAGTTgtactgcagagacacagaaataGTAGCTGTAGTTTACTGTATTAAAGTGATATTTTTGATGAATATCAATCTATATtagacttttgtgttttttcacttcAGCAATAATGAATGATCTTACATCACTGGCGATGCCTGTGGAGCTCTTGGCAGCCTGGAAGGGGATGTCCTGCATGGTGAGTTTGTAGCCCTGAGCCCTCAGAGTGTGCCAGGACTCTCTGTACTTGATCTggagcagagagacaaacaacCAATGATTATTAactttaaaacaacacacacttatgaaaaaaagtcacagatgtttacagtatgttatatgGTGCACAGGTCATTACCTCACTGAAGTTGGCAGCATTAATCTTTGCTTGAGTAATCTCTGGCCTCTCAGTTGTTATAGTGTAGTTATGCTGGTCATTCACCCCTTTCTCTTTGTACAAACGCTGGGAGAGATATATAAAACAGCTGTGTAGTATTGAAACAACAGGATGTCTTTCGACTAAGTTACATGTGCAACTTAATTGAGTAAATAGAACAACctgtcaaacaaataaaaaacaaccaaatagACAATCTGAGAGGTTACTAGAACAGAACTAAAACAATAAGCTCATTGTCTCACTTCATTTGTGATCTGTCCACTGAGTTTGGCATGGACGATATCTGGGGAGTCAGCGACAGATGTGTGTTTGAAGTTGTACGGGTGCTGACGGTACTTTTTCTGTTACAGAAGAAACAACAAAGTTGGTCTCAGTTAAGTTTTTTGTAGATTTCAAGGTAAATCAAGTAACAGTTCTTAACAAGGGAATCAACATTCAAAATCCAGAAAAATGGCAATGAACATCAACACACAAGATAAGTTCACgatcatatactgtagattgGACTTTTTAAGATCTAGACCTACATGTTGGCTATAACAGCAttaagtactgtatgtattctAAACAAAttgaaaaaggaataaaaaaacaaaagaaaagaagatgtCCTACATCACTGATGAGGTCTGTGGCCCTCTTGGAGCCTTCAATCTGCAGAGCCCCAGTGGCGATCCAGGCTGCACCACGCAGGTAGTTCAGGTCAGAGCGATACATGTTCTGtgacaaacacatgaaaatacatACTTTTAACACTGCaattttttcaattttcaacTTTCAAACATCCAGTTGGAGTAAATGAATGCAGAGTAATAATAACAGAAGCTGTCTGCAGCGGTCTGCTGTCTATCTCACCTCGCTCTGCAGAGCGTATGCTCTCTTGGCCGCCTGCACCTTCATGTCATCAGGCAGTGAGGTGTACTGATGCAGGGTGAGCCTGTAGTCCTGATCACTGATTAGCGACTGGGCCTTTTTAGCGTGGGCGACCTCCAGCATGTCCATGGACAGGTGGAACTTTGAGCGCTCCTTTGCCGAGTCCTGCTTGTACTTAATCTGGAGAGGGACAAAGGGACAATGGAGAGAAAGTGTTATAATATagtatttgaatttgttttgttttttttgtctgctgagAAGCACTTACATCACTATGTAGCCTGCTGGCATGGACCGAGTGAGCGATGTTCATATCATCCTGCAGTCCCTTCAGTCCAATCATCTTCCCTTTGGTCTTCTCAAAttcttttttgtacttttgctgaaatgacaaaaaaagatgttGTAGTAAGATGAGCAAAGTGAGATGCTGTGTTAAATGTTTCAAGGCATCAGTGTGTTGAATAGTCAATTGAACAAAACTAAAATGTGTAACATAATGTACGTATAAGTGATCTGCTGTTAATACCATAATATAGACAGGATTTAACTGTTGTTTGAGGCTCTACTCTTGTTTGAGAGTGCCAGGTAAGTAATTTAAAAATGCTTCTTCCAGTGTTACAAAATAACAATCCGCAACTTCTGCAGACAAAAGTTTTTTAGGCCCACGGtgaaaattacagtatatgacaTGATAACAAGAAGTGTAAGTTGCAAGCTCACATCGCTGAGGATCTCTGCAGATGCTTTGGCAGACTGGAAAGGAATGGCATCCAGACGCAGCTTGTAACCGCCATCACGTATCTTAGTCCAAGATTCCTTGTAACAGCTCTGAAAATGCACACGGCAGATGTACAAACTCAGTTCCATGTGGAAAAcctcacacacaaaggcagCTGACTGGATGGGTTGATTGGCAGTTTGATGGATTTCATGTGTCTCTGTTTGAGTTCCTGTAAGTGTGGTTTTACCTCACTGAGGTTCATGGCATTGAGCTTGGCCTGAACCATCTCCGGCAGCTCTCCACTGAGCGTGTAGttgtgtttcatattttcacCCTTCTCCTTGTACAACCTCTGTAAAGAAGAAAGCAGGCCATTACTGATGATCCAGTTTACAGTACCTCAAATACACCATATATTCCTCTGTCTATTTATATGCCTCATATGTACAGAGTCTATGAGAGGCTATCTGCGCAGTAGTTAGACATGCTAAGTTTGGCCAACATTTAAGCCAAAAAAGATCAGTTCAGATCAGTATACATTTTAGCAAGATGTGACAAATCGTAGTACCAGATTTACTGCATTTtagatacatactgtatcttgtgCATTAAACAAATGATTGAGAGCACAAATGACAGCTGAACTCACGTCAGTGGCCAGTTTGTTGCTGAGTTTGGCCTGGACCATCTCCGGAGTGTTTTCAACACTGGTAAACTTCAGATCACTCACATGCTGACGATACTTTTtctagattaaaaaaacataaaaatgccgGAGTGATGAATATCAAATGACTGTCATAGTGACATAAAGCCATAAAAAATAACAGGTGCAAATGCATTTGATGAACAATAGAGGGCACAATATTATCACAAACAATTGTACTAACAAATAAACTACCTGGCAAAATGAAACaggtcatttttttaaagaatttttgtAAGATAGACATATACACAGTAGATATGTAGATACATAGATAGATCGAAGTCTGCTCAGGAGGAACTCAAGGCTCTGTTCTATTTAAGTGCAGTCTGTCATTTCATGGTCTAATGTTGGTAACCCTGACTGGAATGACCCTTAAAATAAGTGGCTGCTTATGAGGAGGTTATGAATAGAGCCTGGTGTGGTCAGTCTACACTAGATGTGTCACAGAAATATCTTTATGTATCGTTTGCATGGATTTACAAAAAAACGTTTATAAAAAGAGTCTGTAGATAAGAAGAGtgtttcattcttttttaattttacaaaattatgacaaaacaaaatgatattGTGACAAAGAGGTTAAAGGTTTAGGAAGGCGTTGACAGGACAATAACTTTGCTAGATTAGAGGCTAGATGATTATAGCTACAGCAATTCAACAGACTCTTAAATCATTAGTTATCTGTGATGTCAAATATaagatttttcaaaatgtctgacttCTTGAGTTTTTTCTCATAATTAAACTTATGAATTTAACTCAAAATTATCAAGCTTCATAAACAGCCTCTGGGCCCAAAAATTGGGTTTCCAATTTATGCACACACTGAACTAAGAAGATCTGGGCACCAATAAGCTTTTAGGAAACTGGACACTTGGTGTTAATGGGGGTTGCTTCACAGCTTTCCCTTAGAAGGTCTGGATGGCACAAATGAAATACGTCAAAGCATCCGGTGTTTCCTGTTCTACCTTTCCAAAAAAACTGTGATGTAATATTTCAATGTAAGCAATCTGGACCCACAAACCTAATTCATTTggtaaagagaaagaaacaaggaCAGAGGGAGCCCTAATTGGTGAAGCTGAGTGTTTTTTATATGAGACATCTTCAGTTACTATAATCAGCCGGGTTCTTGTTATAGCCGGGTGTAGTCCACATACTTAACCCAGTTTCTGGAGAACAGGAACGGTCTGCGGCTCTTTAAATAAATTCTGACCTAAGTTCCTGACCTAAACCTAGATATGTGCCTTCCAGTCACATGTTACACAATCACGCTTATCATTTTCTCATGCTCTCTGTGCTAATTTGTTGTTAATGGTTCTGTAGTTATTAATAGCACTTAAGTGTGGTTAATCAAACACTGCATGataatttgtttaaattacATCTGAGTTCCAATACAATCACCATAAATAAGGGTAATGTTAATGAAGGTCAAGGACGGAAACACACTGTTGCTGTAGGTTAGCATTTATagatatttctcttttttatttaatatcatCAACTATTTCATCCCTTAACCCTGCAGCTGATTTCAGCAATGCAGTCTGGGTCATAGGTTACCTCGCTGACGAGCTCCCCGGCTTTCTTTGCCTGCTGGACATCCAGAGATTTTGAGGCCTCCCAGCCGACGCCCTTCATCCAGTTCAGATCTGACCTGTACTGTTTctaaatacagacacacacagatttcaCATTCAAATTCTTGCATTTATAGTCCTGCAGTTAATGAATTACTTTTGCATTAAAACAAGTTGTTATTGGGGTGTGTAACAATGAGACTTACATCGCTCTGTAGTCCATAGGCCTTCTTAGCCCAGGCAACATTCATGTCAGTTGGCAGAGTAGTATACTCATGCAGGAAAGTCCTGTAATTGGTCTCAGTTGCAAGGTCTTGTGCCTTCTTGGCATGGCTGATGTTCAGCATATCCAGGTAAACACTGGGGACGAGATTCATTTCATACAGTAAATGAAGAGTAAATGACACAAGATTTAAGGCCAGTTCTTGTGGTATTATGTTGAAGCAGTGCTCTTTTGTTATTGGGGTCATTCCCACTTAAAAAGAAGGATACTAACGCACTTCATCTTGCTTTGGACTTAATCAAGGTGAAGGGCTGTGGGGTCTTTTGCCGTCAGCAAATGTTTATCTGTAAGTCAAAGTGTCTAAGTACTTGTAACCTTTTGAAATGAGTTAAAATGACTGCTGGCATGAAAGCAAAGCATGTTATTGGCCACAATGTCAGCATTTTTCAATGCTGCTGAATTTTGCGAATAATGCAGATATAACCTTTAGAATGTAACCATCTACGTTTAAGATATCTATGATTTTTAGTCAGTGTTTACCCCTAAAAATTACTTTGAATGTTGAATTAAAACCCTTTACCTCTTTTAGACAACATCCTTTAAGACTTAAAACTAGCTTTAAATAAGAGGTTCAGCAATTGAGCGTCCTGCTGTTTATCTTACCAGCTACATAACTATTGTTAACTGTATTCACCTGGTGTCTTGCTTGTGATATTATCTGGGTCTGAAGACAAGTGTTAAAAAGGCCCCATCAAGGTCAAGAGCCTCACCTGTATTTGTTCTTAGTGTCCTCATAGTCCTTCTTGTAGTGTCGGCTACTCTGTAGTTTGGTGGCCAGAGCAGAGTGGGCCATCTGAGAGTCATCACTGACTGACTTAATGCCAATCACCTtgcctttgtttttctcataCTTCTCCTTGTACTTGATCTGCAAGGTGACAAGATATTAGTGGTTTTACGAAAATGCCAGTCTATGAATTTGCCTGAAATTATTACATAATAAAAACTTCAGGTATGTACTAATCTGCgaatattcaaattaaaatatattatacattattgCCCTTGGGGAAAATATACTACTTTTCTCCTCAGGCCAACCTTAAAGATGCAGACTGTTTTGCACTCACATCACTGGCCAGGTCTCTTTTGGCTTTAGCAGTGAGTATAGAGAGAGAGTCCAAACGCAGCTCGAAGCCCTTTTCCCTTTGCTTCTCCCAGTTTCTCTTGTAcactttctaaaaaaaaaagaaatctgtatTAACTTGCATTCGTACAGAAAAAAAGGTCAGAACTAGTGAATCTTCCCCATtaagaaatgtttcaaaaatagGTTTAATTTGGCTTTTCTGCTTTGATAGATTATAAAAAACAAGATGTAAGGATGACACAGTAAGAGAAATGGGGATATACATGACATAATGAAGGTTTTTcaattttcttcagctttttAAGTTGCATGTAAGTTGGTTTTCAGACAGATTTATCAGAAAATCAAGGGATATCAATGAACGAACATGAGTATGTTTGGTTCCCAATAAAAAAGACACTTCTGGATGAGTCACCAAAGTTTCTTTGTGAGAAAATGTAGATTTGaggtaaaacattttctcaacttGTAAAGATACATGGCAACATACACTTGTCTGCAAACAGAATGTAAAGTTGCACAGTACTTCTTTAGTACACCAGTATTTACACAGATAATTTCTGAAGGGATAGTAaggattttacattttggacaCATGCAAGGCAAAATGGTCATGAATTACCTTTCTGTGTCAAACGTTGCATGGGTCTAATGCCAATTAAACTTCTAAACAGTGCATTATGTCAGTTAGGATTTGCTAGATTTTCAATTCTAATCTAATTTTCCTAATTTCTAATTAATGTACTAAGTCTTTGGTTAATCAACTTTATTTTGTGCCTTATGGGAACACTAAATAAGTTATAAGAATCATGAGCTGAAGATTTTAAGTTGGTTTCAAAAATCATTTAGACCAATTAATCTTTCTGAGAACAGACCATGTTGAACCAGTAGTAAAACTGATAATGTATGAGCATCACCATGGAAACATTTTCCGCAGCACTGAGCAttaaatgttgacatttaaagTGAAGGGGCCTTACGCCAAGAAACAATGCTGCTACTGTAttgtatattatgtatataataAACGTTGCATGTAAATGAAATGGAGCATCACGGTAGTTATATTGCACTGATAAATAATCCTTACTGTATTCTCTTAATAGTAAAACTACATTTTATAGTTGGACCGATTAGAACAACATAAGAAACagttagacggtgtagtccctcattcatccaggagtatTCTATCGTAGAATTTCAATTCATCTGACACtgagaatcaagacgtttcggctcccatccgg is a window of Siniperca chuatsi isolate FFG_IHB_CAS linkage group LG20, ASM2008510v1, whole genome shotgun sequence DNA encoding:
- the LOC122867204 gene encoding nebulin-related-anchoring protein isoform X1, which produces MQSCARCGFVVYPAEKINCIDQNWHKACFHCDVCKMVLTANNFVSHKKRPYCSVHNPRNNTFTSVYDTPVNINAKKQSKASSELKYREDGERFMSTFHHDMRSMELEKARLANQMASQAFQSQSEFSQQQTWYSGMVTNQKIVTMSQAQNTISDVKYTEEYEQSKGKGSFPAMITPGYQAAKQASTLASNLEYKKGHEERVSKYTTFVDPPEVLLAKKQGQIVSDYAYTEEYEQQKGKGSFPAHLTPGYKMSKKASEQASDIKYRQMYEQEMKGKASTEAAVAEAVHARENAENFSQIAYTEEYEQQRGKGSFPAMITPGYHLAKKAQENASNLKYRKDLNKMKGTSHFQSLTSEDNLALMNARKINKIVSEVEYRKDLENTKGHSINFCETPQFQNAAKVAKFTSDNKYKEKYTSDMKGHYEDSGIDKKTMHAMKARKLASDISYKQGSEQQQGEYNYPATLTPGYQSQRKLDPLKDKNYRQHIDQVKYSPVTDTPEIVLARKNAQLVSKQNYKADYEKTKHHYTLSQDLPQIKNAKANAALCSDIKYKEEWEKTKSKACDIGVDDLSVKAAKASRDLASDIKYKETYMKDKEKAVGVNMSDSKTLHSLQVAKMSSDIEYKKGSKESRAQYSLPLDMINLSHAKKAQALASDLEYRTKLHDYTVMPDDIKVQQAKKAYSQQSENQYRSDLNWMKGVGWETEGCMNIAQAKKAGELLSDTKYRQKADSIRFTQVADDLSIKHAKKSQELQSDLAYKADTEQIIHQYTMTKDEPLFRQAKANADLLSGKVYKRNWEKQREKGFELRLDSLSILTAKAKRDLASDIKYKEKYEKNKGKVIGIKSVSDDSQMAHSALATKLQSSRHYKKDYEDTKNKYSVYLDMLNISHAKKAQDLATETNYRTFLHEYTTLPTDMNVAWAKKAYGLQSDKQYRSDLNWMKGVGWEASKSLDVQQAKKAGELVSEKKYRQHVSDLKFTSVENTPEMVQAKLSNKLATDRLYKEKGENMKHNYTLSGELPEMVQAKLNAMNLSESCYKESWTKIRDGGYKLRLDAIPFQSAKASAEILSDQKYKKEFEKTKGKMIGLKGLQDDMNIAHSVHASRLHSDIKYKQDSAKERSKFHLSMDMLEVAHAKKAQSLISDQDYRLTLHQYTSLPDDMKVQAAKRAYALQSENMYRSDLNYLRGAAWIATGALQIEGSKRATDLISDKKYRQHPYNFKHTSVADSPDIVHAKLSGQITNERLYKEKGVNDQHNYTITTERPEITQAKINAANFSEIKYRESWHTLRAQGYKLTMQDIPFQAAKSSTGIASDYNYKHNHLLEKGKHIGIKSVLDDPRLLHCLQAGRLASNQEYRKDALTTSGQYHLTPDMIHLVTAKNAQALASDQDYRKRLHEYTVLPDDMKVKWAKTAYNLQSEKLYKSDLNFMKGVAWDGVGAPQLESAKKAGELISDKKYRQLPDSLRFTSVADSPDIVHAKTSYQQCSERLYKSGKNDDMHKYTLHPDDPDFVRARMNAQQISDKVYKASGEQVKTLGYDLRLDAIPFQTAKASREIASDFRYKESHLKEKGQQVGLRCVEDDPKMVHSLAASKLQSNLEYKRQSKEERAHYKIHADQPEFLQAKKSQAQASDLTYRHKLHDYTCDPEQLNVKHAKQAYKLQSDVNYKSDLNWMKGAGWTPPGSHKAELARRAAELGLAEGVSTDEAIAKYQQMMMLHHQQQMEQQQQQQTSEQVETSEEIQQGVNMDAMEVLHVKRKKTFQTVQKKSINTTTSFKSMEKKSGTTSSSAALQNTVKTSMSSKAAVIEDA